In one Chitinophaga sancti genomic region, the following are encoded:
- a CDS encoding alpha-ketoacid dehydrogenase subunit alpha/beta, which produces MFKDNTITPTIKAGIANKQGLWLKAFRLMCQANHMAATYEANRSICKYVHSTSRGHEAIQIAAGLLLQPWDYASPYYRDDSMLLAMGFTPLELMFQLLAKGEDPFSGGRSYYSHPGSRVPNKPLIPHQSSATGMQVIPATGMAQGIKYLEKNLPDSLPAGPHGELPVVLCSLGDGSVTEGEVSEAWQSAILWELPVIYLVQDNEWGISASSAETRAMDAYEYAAGFKGMERMRVDGSDFEESYHGMEAAINYVREERKPVLVHACVPLLGHHTSGVRKEWYRTEGDLALHNAKDPLPRLKALLLSAGIPEKDLLAIERDSQDYIEAEFDKARISPDPDPRTVKDHVFAPAAVTVEKGNRTPEKGAKVMMVDAALHAMEEILRDYPEAIFFGQDVGRRLGGVFREAATLAEKFGDHRVYNTAIQEAYIVGATAGLSAVGVKPIVEIQFADYIYPGFNQLVTEISKSCYLSYGKFPVQTLIRIPIGAYGGGGPYHSGSIESTLLTIKGIKVVYPSNAADMKGLMKAAFLDPNPVVMLEHKGLYWSKVPGTQGAIMVEPDADYQLPLGKGRVVVTAHPKDVKKGSTCCIITYGMGVYWATNVAAAFPGQVEVIDLRTLFPLDEQLVFSSVSRHGKCLVLTEEQLNNSFAQALAGRIQQHCFRSLDAPVFMLGALDLPAVPINTVLENEMLPNPQKLKTAIKELLAY; this is translated from the coding sequence GTGTTTAAAGATAATACAATCACCCCAACTATAAAAGCCGGCATTGCTAATAAGCAGGGCCTATGGCTGAAAGCCTTTCGCCTGATGTGCCAGGCGAACCACATGGCTGCCACGTATGAAGCGAACCGTTCCATTTGTAAATATGTCCATTCCACATCCCGCGGACATGAAGCTATCCAGATAGCAGCTGGTTTACTATTACAGCCCTGGGATTATGCCAGTCCATACTATCGGGATGACAGTATGTTGCTGGCAATGGGTTTTACACCCCTGGAACTGATGTTTCAGTTGCTCGCCAAAGGAGAGGATCCTTTCTCGGGTGGCCGATCGTATTACAGTCATCCGGGCAGCAGGGTGCCTAATAAACCCTTGATTCCTCATCAAAGCAGTGCTACGGGTATGCAGGTCATTCCTGCTACGGGGATGGCGCAGGGCATTAAATATCTCGAAAAAAACCTGCCCGATTCGCTGCCTGCCGGACCTCATGGTGAACTGCCGGTTGTACTGTGTTCACTGGGCGATGGCAGTGTTACAGAAGGGGAAGTCAGCGAGGCATGGCAGAGCGCTATTCTTTGGGAACTTCCTGTTATTTACCTCGTGCAGGACAATGAATGGGGTATTTCTGCCTCATCGGCAGAAACCCGGGCGATGGATGCATATGAGTATGCGGCGGGCTTTAAAGGCATGGAAAGGATGCGGGTGGATGGAAGTGATTTTGAAGAAAGTTATCACGGCATGGAGGCCGCTATTAACTACGTTCGCGAAGAAAGAAAGCCTGTGCTGGTACATGCCTGTGTTCCATTGCTGGGGCATCATACTTCGGGCGTTCGTAAAGAATGGTACAGGACAGAAGGTGACCTCGCCCTGCATAATGCAAAGGATCCTTTACCCAGATTAAAAGCATTGTTGCTTTCCGCTGGTATCCCTGAAAAGGACCTGTTAGCAATAGAAAGAGATTCACAGGATTATATAGAAGCTGAATTTGACAAAGCGCGCATCTCCCCGGATCCGGATCCCCGTACTGTAAAGGATCATGTATTTGCGCCTGCTGCAGTGACAGTGGAAAAAGGGAACCGTACTCCAGAAAAAGGTGCAAAGGTGATGATGGTGGATGCGGCATTGCACGCAATGGAAGAGATCTTGCGTGACTATCCCGAAGCCATCTTTTTTGGCCAGGATGTAGGTCGCCGTTTAGGAGGTGTATTTCGTGAAGCGGCTACCCTTGCTGAAAAGTTTGGCGATCACAGGGTTTACAATACGGCTATTCAGGAGGCGTATATCGTCGGTGCCACTGCTGGATTATCCGCAGTTGGTGTTAAACCTATAGTAGAAATTCAATTTGCCGATTATATCTATCCGGGCTTTAACCAGCTGGTGACCGAGATCTCTAAATCCTGTTACCTGAGCTATGGTAAATTCCCTGTGCAGACCCTGATCCGTATTCCTATAGGTGCTTATGGGGGAGGAGGGCCTTATCATTCAGGTAGTATCGAATCAACTTTACTGACCATCAAAGGTATTAAAGTCGTTTACCCGTCAAATGCAGCTGATATGAAGGGGTTGATGAAAGCGGCTTTCCTGGATCCCAATCCGGTGGTCATGCTGGAGCATAAAGGCTTGTACTGGAGTAAAGTTCCAGGCACCCAGGGAGCTATCATGGTAGAGCCGGATGCAGACTATCAGTTGCCTTTGGGCAAAGGAAGGGTAGTCGTGACTGCTCATCCAAAAGATGTTAAAAAGGGCAGTACCTGTTGTATTATCACCTATGGAATGGGCGTATACTGGGCAACAAATGTAGCAGCCGCCTTTCCGGGTCAGGTGGAAGTCATTGACCTCCGTACTTTGTTCCCCCTGGATGAGCAACTGGTCTTTTCTTCAGTTTCCCGCCATGGGAAATGTCTGGTTCTTACTGAAGAGCAGCTGAACAACTCCTTCGCCCAGGCATTGGCAGGGCGTATTCAGCAGCATTGCTTCCGTTCGCTGGATGCACCTGTTTTCATGCTTGGAGCCTTGGATCTGCCAGCGGTGCCTATCAATACGGTTTTGGAGAATGAAATGCTCCCCAATCCGCAAAAATTGAAGACGGCGATTAAAGAGTTGTTAGCTTATTAA
- a CDS encoding lipocalin family protein: MRTKQIFMMMVCCFIFFSCKKEKEESPACGISMDGLAGAYKLTKIQYKAPDSNDILDFMQFTEECEKDDIITLHSNGKYNYDDGGVVCEPSETDEGFWLLKDKTIMSDGRINGTVESYDCKTLVYYMKDVLVDGDKMTFTAERL; this comes from the coding sequence ATGAGAACAAAACAAATCTTTATGATGATGGTATGCTGCTTTATTTTTTTCTCCTGTAAGAAAGAAAAGGAAGAAAGTCCTGCATGTGGGATTAGTATGGATGGTCTCGCAGGGGCATATAAGCTGACAAAAATACAATATAAGGCACCTGATAGTAATGATATTTTAGACTTTATGCAATTTACAGAGGAATGTGAAAAGGATGATATTATCACATTGCATAGCAATGGAAAATATAATTATGATGATGGAGGTGTGGTTTGTGAGCCGAGTGAAACGGATGAAGGGTTTTGGTTGTTAAAGGATAAGACCATTATGAGTGATGGGAGGATAAATGGAACGGTTGAGAGTTATGATTGTAAGACCCTGGTATATTATATGAAAGATGTATTGGTAGATGGGGATAAAATGACGTTTACGGCAGAGAGACTGTAA